In Anaerolineales bacterium, one DNA window encodes the following:
- a CDS encoding phosphoglycerate dehydrogenase, with product MPTVLMTAPYMIPFLDRFRPVLAQYGIKLIVPDVQERMEEDDLLKYAGQFDGTICGDDRYTVRVIEACAPRLKVISKWGTGVDSIDAEACSRFGVRLGRTLNAFTTPVADTILGSMLAFARQGPWMDREMKNGKWQKIPSRALSECTLGVIGVGNIGKAVTRRARAFGMKVLGTDIIDVDHVFVSETGIHLTDLDSLLADSDFISVNCDLNPTSYHLINARTLARMKPSAVLINTARGPIVEEKALVAALSSGQIGGAALDVFEHEPLPLDSPLLKMDNVMLAPHNSNSSPAAWERVHWNTIKNLLDGLGIDSSGLKHG from the coding sequence ATGCCGACTGTTCTGATGACCGCCCCGTATATGATTCCGTTTCTGGATCGTTTTCGCCCTGTACTGGCGCAGTACGGAATTAAATTGATTGTTCCTGATGTACAGGAGCGCATGGAAGAAGATGACTTGCTGAAATACGCCGGTCAGTTCGACGGAACCATCTGCGGCGATGACCGTTATACCGTGCGGGTGATCGAAGCCTGCGCGCCGCGCTTGAAGGTGATTTCAAAGTGGGGGACAGGGGTCGATTCAATCGACGCCGAGGCTTGTTCCCGTTTTGGGGTGAGGCTTGGTCGAACGCTGAATGCGTTTACCACCCCCGTTGCGGATACCATCCTCGGTTCCATGCTCGCCTTTGCCCGCCAGGGTCCGTGGATGGACAGGGAGATGAAAAACGGCAAATGGCAGAAAATTCCCAGCAGGGCGTTGAGCGAATGCACGCTCGGCGTGATCGGCGTGGGGAATATCGGCAAGGCGGTCACGCGCCGTGCGCGGGCGTTTGGCATGAAAGTGCTTGGTACGGATATTATTGATGTCGATCACGTCTTCGTTAGCGAAACGGGCATCCATCTTACCGATCTTGATTCTCTGTTGGCTGATTCTGATTTTATTTCAGTGAACTGCGACCTCAACCCAACCTCGTATCATCTCATCAATGCAAGGACGCTGGCAAGGATGAAACCCAGCGCGGTACTCATCAACACTGCACGCGGACCCATCGTGGAGGAAAAGGCTCTTGTCGCAGCACTCAGCTCAGGTCAGATTGGAGGCGCGGCGCTGGATGTCTTCGAGCATGAACCGCTTCCGTTGGATAGTCCGCTTTTGAAAATGGATAACGTCATGCTCGCGCCGCATAATTCCAACTCCAGCCCTGCTGCGTGGGAGCGGGTGCATTGGAATACGATCAAGAATCTGCTGGACGGGCTGGGAATTGATTCGAGTGGATTGAAACATGGATAA
- a CDS encoding DUF115 domain-containing protein, whose protein sequence is MKQTIKSIMPASLWGLTRNAYDSFKRIPELPAAYLHPWRRESIRRLAELKDVHQGKRAFVIGNGPSLRQTDLSKLKNEFTFGMNRIYLLFPELGFTTTYFCSINDLVIEQFAEDILALPMPKFLAWRSHRHFDSGLPIPRIPAFVYTSYTGPRFSRDVRGRVWEGATVTTFALQLAFHMGFEKIILIGVDHNFTSKGGANKIVVSDGDDPNHVSPDYFGKGVKWQLPDLDTSEVGYLMAREAYRSAGREVIDATVGGKLAIFPKADYNSLF, encoded by the coding sequence ATGAAACAAACCATCAAATCCATCATGCCTGCATCTCTTTGGGGTTTGACCCGCAATGCCTACGACTCGTTCAAACGCATCCCTGAACTGCCCGCTGCATATCTCCATCCCTGGCGTCGCGAGAGCATCAGGCGCCTTGCCGAATTGAAGGATGTTCATCAGGGGAAACGTGCCTTTGTCATTGGCAATGGTCCCAGTCTCAGGCAAACTGATCTCAGCAAACTAAAAAACGAATTCACGTTTGGCATGAACCGGATTTATCTGCTCTTTCCCGAACTGGGCTTCACCACCACCTATTTCTGTTCGATCAACGATCTGGTCATCGAACAGTTTGCCGAAGACATCCTTGCGCTGCCCATGCCGAAATTCCTCGCGTGGCGTTCGCATCGCCATTTCGATTCCGGTCTGCCAATCCCCAGAATCCCCGCCTTTGTTTACACATCCTACACCGGACCTCGTTTCTCGCGTGACGTGCGCGGCCGTGTTTGGGAGGGTGCCACGGTTACGACCTTTGCCCTTCAACTTGCGTTCCACATGGGTTTTGAAAAAATCATCCTCATCGGGGTGGACCATAATTTCACGTCCAAAGGCGGGGCGAATAAAATTGTTGTTTCTGATGGCGACGATCCCAATCACGTTTCCCCTGATTATTTTGGAAAGGGCGTCAAATGGCAGTTGCCCGACCTTGATACGTCTGAGGTTGGTTATCTTATGGCGCGCGAAGCTTATCGCAGCGCGGGACGCGAAGTGATTGACGCAACTGTCGGTGGAAAATTAGCCATCTTCCCCAAGGCGGATTACAACTCCCTTTTCTGA
- a CDS encoding DUF6056 family protein has translation MKKFESVVFRYIMWTCVLALLSAALVYTYLGAFSYYLADDYCEAVRVTESSPIKAVIERYSIGAWRAANRYSNLLLVGIGESFGKNNMPISIISMIVLWFCGLTWIVHELRNFFKLDWAFQTDLFGGLMFGFFSFLQAPSLFQTIYWRSAMMTHFAPLVFGSFLFAFLIKQARPSGDKPLPLSVYLFILIATFFIAGFSEPPITTALTAQFLLMPAIWIWDKTSTKQKRLALLAWTLAGTFLGLLAMLLSPASAGVAREKTLNIIELLMNSFLFSFQFIVDSLKAQPLPTFLSVLIPLMLIWLYRQVKTSELTQEQKRAVWTAIIVIPFFAWILIAAGFSPSVYGQNFPVERARFLARTVSIAAFMLEGSLFGLLLGHVQLKPNRALGQWVVAAVIAVIAIVYPLRTAFNIYRFDIPEYRERAEWWHLREDYIIRHAGMGEEEIVIPGYSGIYQVKELDDDPNHWVNRCAARYYGVNSIRTVSMTDETFLREYLNE, from the coding sequence TTGAAGAAGTTCGAATCTGTTGTTTTTCGCTATATTATGTGGACATGTGTTCTTGCACTGCTGTCTGCGGCTTTGGTCTACACCTATCTGGGCGCATTTTCGTATTATCTCGCAGATGATTATTGTGAGGCTGTGCGTGTTACTGAATCATCACCCATCAAAGCGGTGATAGAGCGGTATTCCATAGGTGCCTGGAGGGCCGCCAACCGCTATTCCAACCTTCTCTTAGTTGGAATAGGCGAATCTTTTGGAAAGAACAACATGCCGATTTCCATCATTTCCATGATTGTTCTCTGGTTCTGTGGGCTAACCTGGATAGTTCACGAACTAAGGAATTTTTTTAAGCTAGATTGGGCTTTTCAAACCGATCTTTTTGGCGGATTGATGTTCGGCTTTTTTAGTTTTTTACAAGCCCCAAGCCTGTTTCAAACGATATACTGGCGTTCCGCCATGATGACCCATTTTGCGCCACTCGTGTTTGGCTCGTTCCTGTTTGCCTTTCTGATAAAACAGGCCCGGCCCTCAGGGGATAAACCGCTTCCCCTATCGGTTTATTTGTTTATCCTGATTGCGACATTTTTCATCGCAGGGTTTTCCGAGCCGCCCATCACAACAGCGTTGACTGCCCAGTTTCTATTGATGCCCGCAATTTGGATCTGGGACAAAACATCTACAAAACAAAAACGCCTTGCCCTGCTGGCATGGACATTGGCCGGCACCTTCTTGGGTCTGCTCGCAATGCTTCTTTCGCCGGCCAGTGCAGGCGTAGCCCGGGAAAAGACTTTGAACATTATTGAATTACTGATGAACTCGTTTCTCTTCAGCTTTCAATTTATTGTCGATTCTCTGAAAGCCCAGCCTCTTCCGACCTTTCTTTCTGTTCTCATACCTCTTATGCTGATTTGGCTATACCGACAGGTAAAAACCTCAGAATTAACTCAGGAACAAAAACGTGCAGTTTGGACCGCGATTATTGTCATTCCCTTTTTTGCGTGGATTTTGATCGCCGCCGGCTTTTCCCCCAGCGTGTATGGACAAAACTTCCCAGTGGAACGGGCGCGTTTCCTTGCCAGAACGGTCTCGATTGCTGCTTTCATGTTGGAAGGTTCATTATTTGGTTTATTATTGGGGCATGTTCAACTCAAGCCCAACCGCGCATTGGGGCAATGGGTTGTTGCGGCTGTGATTGCTGTCATTGCCATTGTCTATCCCCTGCGCACGGCATTCAATATTTATAGATTTGATATCCCTGAATATCGTGAGCGTGCGGAGTGGTGGCATCTTCGTGAAGACTATATAATCCGTCACGCGGGCATGGGCGAAGAGGAGATTGTCATTCCCGGCTATTCGGGCATATATCAAGTCAAGGAATTGGACGATGATCCAAATCATTGGGTCAACAGATGTGCGGCACGGTATTATGGCGTGAATTCCATTCGGACGGTATCCATGACGGACGAAACATTTCTGCGGGAATATTTGAATGAATAA
- a CDS encoding glycosyltransferase family 39 protein — MQRHTSFFPSRAARIIALLVIFAFGIAVRAFDLTDLPLEFHSTRQMLSALKARGMYYEARTDTPSWERSFAIQQWKFRASVEPEFFERVVAFTYQFTGEQLWVARLFSSLFWIIGGTFLFLLARRFTSTDGALAATAVYLLLPYAIIASRSFQPDPLMTMLIVIFLWAVYEWSILSTPWRRAGVREWTFAILAGIFGGLAIFIKFPAAFFVAGGGLGAVLSRGSVKEAFKNPQVYVMALLGVLPGAGYLIYGIVIAGYLGQQFSGRFIPALYLSPSYYLGWLNMLNLVPGGIVLMFALFGLFFLEDKKRLFLLGLWAGYAVFGLYFNYHISTHDYYSLPLIPIVALSLAPLADFLFGKLAQLTNTYSLRAAAFCLLFFGLFASVWNTRNQLNAVDYRPEAEMWAEIGEKVAGYNLAGLTQDYGSRLAYWGWRNITSWPTSGDLLYRGSLRGGQFDFDEQFESTIQKKDLFVVTDLHELDRQPLLKERLDEYPVFAEGGGYIIYGLIK, encoded by the coding sequence ATGCAGCGACATACATCCTTTTTCCCTTCCCGCGCAGCGCGGATAATCGCCCTGCTTGTCATCTTCGCTTTCGGCATTGCCGTTCGCGCATTCGACCTGACTGACCTGCCGCTCGAATTCCATTCCACACGGCAGATGCTTTCGGCGCTCAAGGCCCGCGGCATGTACTACGAAGCCCGCACCGACACCCCGTCATGGGAACGCTCCTTTGCTATTCAGCAATGGAAATTCCGTGCTTCTGTAGAACCTGAATTCTTCGAGCGTGTGGTTGCGTTTACCTATCAGTTCACGGGCGAACAACTCTGGGTCGCGCGCCTGTTCTCATCCCTGTTCTGGATCATTGGCGGTACTTTTCTTTTCCTACTTGCCCGCAGATTCACCTCGACCGATGGCGCGCTTGCTGCGACTGCTGTATATCTCCTTCTTCCGTATGCCATCATTGCCAGCCGCAGTTTCCAACCGGATCCGTTAATGACGATGCTCATTGTCATCTTTTTGTGGGCAGTGTATGAGTGGTCCATTCTCTCTACCCCTTGGAGAAGGGCCGGGGTGAGGGAATGGACATTTGCCATCCTGGCCGGCATCTTTGGCGGACTTGCCATCTTCATCAAGTTCCCTGCCGCATTCTTCGTGGCAGGTGGGGGCTTGGGCGCTGTGCTCAGTCGTGGGTCCGTGAAAGAGGCGTTCAAGAATCCGCAGGTATATGTAATGGCGCTGCTTGGGGTCCTGCCGGGGGCGGGGTATCTCATCTATGGCATCGTCATCGCGGGTTATCTTGGCCAGCAGTTTAGCGGACGTTTCATCCCGGCGCTCTATCTCAGCCCGTCGTATTATCTTGGCTGGCTGAACATGCTCAACCTTGTGCCGGGCGGAATCGTCTTGATGTTTGCCCTGTTCGGATTGTTCTTCCTCGAAGATAAAAAACGCCTCTTCCTTCTCGGACTTTGGGCTGGCTACGCCGTCTTCGGCCTGTACTTTAACTATCACATTTCCACCCACGACTATTACTCCCTGCCCCTAATTCCCATTGTGGCGCTCTCCCTTGCGCCTCTCGCCGATTTTCTCTTCGGCAAACTCGCTCAATTAACGAACACTTATTCCCTGCGCGCCGCCGCCTTCTGCCTTCTGTTTTTCGGTCTTTTCGCTTCCGTATGGAACACCCGCAACCAACTCAATGCTGTGGACTATCGCCCTGAAGCCGAGATGTGGGCGGAGATTGGTGAAAAGGTTGCAGGGTATAATCTTGCCGGGCTGACCCAGGATTACGGTTCCCGCCTTGCCTATTGGGGCTGGCGCAACATCACCTCCTGGCCCACCTCTGGAGATTTGCTTTATCGCGGCAGCCTGCGCGGCGGTCAATTTGATTTCGATGAGCAATTCGAGAGCACTATCCAAAAGAAGGATTTGTTTGTGGTGACAGATTTGCATGAGCTGGATCGTCAGCCGCTTCTCAAGGAGAGGTTGGATGAATATCCCGTTTTTGCAGAAGGCGGCGGTTACATCATCTATGGGTTAATAAAATAG
- a CDS encoding glycosyltransferase family 39 protein encodes MKIVLKIVTKIWEKLLVIVGALCVLLPTSPLNMPLTFRDSGVFLYFGWRILNGELPYRDMWDHKPPVVFYINAAGLAIANNSRWGVWLIELILLCFAAFLGYQLIKKLFGPFPAVFSLLLWLLSLVALLQGGNFTTEYTLVLQFAALWLVYHTDKSRRPDWIFFLIGLTGAIAFFTKQTAIGVWIAIVLYLTIQRFAIKQGREWARGMLFLFSGGLLFSTSVVIFFGIQGALPQFWSAAFEYNFVYSARINSDLTSTLDVIAKGIKPLTRTGLLQFAVVGYVATIVLILFRKQSVKGALPLLTIGLINLPVEFALIGMPGRTFPHYYMTLLPILALFTGLTLWGFIRLMTNWRIPNLVTMVILLGAAGYLIWGSFYGFMDQLYTYRKLTKNESIIDHIQETTSPNDSVLLWGAEVSVNYFAERKNPTRFVYQYPLHQEGYADEEMTNEFLDDIIRNRPKLIIDTGTQDPLYGFPTSTVSISEKTAYLEAHYCRVQKIDSWTIYEYSESGCNR; translated from the coding sequence ATGAAAATAGTATTAAAAATAGTCACAAAAATCTGGGAGAAACTGCTGGTTATAGTTGGCGCACTTTGTGTCCTGCTCCCGACAAGTCCACTGAACATGCCGTTGACATTCAGAGACTCGGGGGTGTTTTTATATTTCGGTTGGCGCATCCTTAACGGCGAATTGCCCTACCGTGACATGTGGGACCACAAGCCGCCCGTCGTTTTTTATATCAATGCGGCCGGGCTTGCCATTGCGAACAATTCACGCTGGGGGGTGTGGCTGATCGAACTGATTCTGTTATGTTTCGCGGCATTTCTTGGCTACCAGCTCATCAAAAAGTTATTCGGTCCCTTCCCAGCCGTATTTAGTCTATTGCTCTGGCTATTGTCGCTTGTTGCTCTGCTCCAAGGAGGAAACTTCACAACAGAATACACACTGGTGTTGCAATTCGCCGCGCTATGGCTTGTTTATCATACGGATAAGTCACGCCGCCCCGATTGGATTTTTTTTCTTATTGGGTTAACAGGAGCCATCGCATTCTTCACAAAGCAGACTGCCATTGGAGTTTGGATTGCCATTGTTCTTTATCTCACAATTCAAAGATTTGCGATAAAACAGGGCAGAGAGTGGGCGCGCGGGATGCTCTTCCTCTTTTCCGGCGGATTGTTATTTAGCACCAGTGTGGTCATTTTCTTCGGCATCCAGGGTGCGCTTCCCCAATTTTGGAGCGCAGCGTTCGAATACAACTTTGTCTATTCAGCGCGCATCAACAGCGACTTGACATCCACACTGGATGTGATTGCAAAAGGAATTAAGCCATTAACCAGAACCGGATTGCTTCAATTCGCCGTTGTGGGATATGTAGCGACAATTGTCTTGATTCTGTTTCGAAAACAATCCGTGAAAGGTGCGCTTCCTCTCCTGACCATTGGTCTGATTAACCTGCCCGTCGAATTTGCCCTAATTGGGATGCCTGGTCGGACCTTCCCTCATTATTACATGACCCTGCTCCCCATTCTCGCTCTATTCACGGGGCTCACTCTTTGGGGATTCATCAGATTGATGACGAACTGGCGCATTCCAAATTTGGTGACAATGGTCATCCTCCTCGGCGCGGCAGGCTATCTGATATGGGGGTCTTTTTATGGTTTTATGGATCAACTATACACCTACAGGAAGCTGACAAAGAACGAAAGCATCATCGACCATATCCAGGAAACTACATCTCCCAATGATTCGGTCCTGCTATGGGGTGCGGAGGTGTCGGTCAATTACTTCGCAGAGCGGAAAAACCCAACCCGCTTTGTGTATCAATACCCGCTTCATCAGGAAGGCTATGCAGATGAGGAAATGACAAACGAATTTTTGGACGATATCATCAGGAATCGCCCCAAACTCATCATTGATACAGGAACGCAAGATCCGCTCTATGGTTTTCCAACAAGCACGGTTTCCATCAGCGAAAAGACGGCTTATCTCGAAGCCCATTATTGCCGGGTGCAAAAGATAGACTCCTGGACCATCTATGAGTATTCGGAAAGCGGCTGCAACCGTTGA
- a CDS encoding sulfotransferase domain-containing protein: protein MNNNRPVLVSGAHRSGTTWVGKMLAADADTAYLSEPLNVLHRPGVFRAPVKHWYTYINNENESEYLPAFRELLNFQYHTWLEIKSVRSRRDFLRMGRDFHTFFTGSMRGQRALLKDPFAVFSTPWFLRKLNCQVVITVRHPAGFASSLKRLGWNFDFHNLLDQPLLMRDHLEKDRADMQSARPDDIVSQAALLWKFIYRFVHQTSSLFPEFNIVRHEDLSLDPIAGYKKMYASLGLTFSEKVRQIIVNSSSSENPAKLARNKTYSVKLDSRASLDNWKKILTADEITRTRKLTEGVSQYFYSDDEWK from the coding sequence ATGAATAATAATCGCCCCGTCCTCGTCAGCGGCGCACATCGCAGCGGCACAACCTGGGTCGGAAAAATGCTCGCCGCCGACGCGGACACCGCCTATCTTAGTGAACCGCTGAATGTTCTGCATCGCCCCGGCGTGTTCCGTGCGCCTGTAAAACACTGGTATACCTATATCAACAACGAGAACGAATCGGAATATCTGCCTGCATTTCGTGAGCTGCTCAACTTTCAATATCATACCTGGCTTGAAATAAAATCCGTCCGCTCGCGCAGGGATTTTCTGCGCATGGGACGCGACTTTCACACCTTCTTCACCGGCAGTATGCGCGGTCAGCGTGCCCTGCTTAAGGATCCGTTTGCAGTTTTTTCAACCCCCTGGTTTTTACGAAAATTGAATTGCCAGGTCGTTATCACGGTCCGCCACCCCGCAGGGTTTGCGAGCAGCCTAAAACGCCTTGGCTGGAATTTTGATTTCCATAACCTGCTTGACCAGCCCCTGCTGATGCGCGATCACTTGGAAAAAGACCGCGCCGATATGCAATCCGCCCGCCCTGATGACATTGTCAGCCAGGCTGCGTTGCTCTGGAAGTTCATCTACCGCTTCGTTCATCAGACCTCCAGCCTGTTCCCAGAGTTCAATATTGTACGTCACGAAGACCTTTCCCTCGATCCCATTGCGGGCTATAAAAAAATGTATGCATCCCTTGGTTTAACCTTCAGCGAAAAGGTCAGACAAATCATCGTGAATTCCAGCAGTTCTGAAAACCCAGCCAAACTCGCAAGGAACAAAACCTATTCTGTAAAGCTTGACAGCCGTGCCAGCCTGGATAACTGGAAAAAGATCCTGACAGCAGATGAGATCACGCGCACCCGCAAATTGACCGAGGGTGTTTCGCAATACTTTTATTCAGATGACGAGTGGAAATAG
- a CDS encoding sulfatase, giving the protein MTSPIVKTVFAIIVASLLSVSCNNKGNGTDIVVLPMEQRPNIIFILADDLDSKLGTITYMNHLHELLVARGTTVNDFLVTTPMCCPSRVNILRGQYTHSHQVYNNSAPFGGFSKLHETGNEASTLAVWLQAAGYRTALIGKYVNEYPLRDDRTYIPPGWSEWASPGRRNAYGGYDYELNENGTLVPYPPKEIYYFTDVMSGKAVDFIERAVQGDVPFFLYLPTFAPHEPATSALRHRDLFQSITAPRTPAFNETDVSDKPGNMARNPLLAEADFLKIDGMYRDRVRSMQAVDEMLVDLISVLERTGQLENTYIVFASDQGYHLGQHRLLYGKSTFYEEDIVVPFIVRGPGIPENEKISRVLAGSVDIAPTFAEWAGVVPPEFVEGRSLASILAGEPVSEDDWRQAFLLELYPFSVSADPNKITWLGKVINSIFDLPSLGSPKIYPSSTGLRTLQYTYIEHSDDFVELYDNSKDPDQLENISLTADAVLLERFSIWLREFTTCSGKECLSVDEGIYDPTP; this is encoded by the coding sequence ATGACCTCCCCAATTGTCAAAACGGTTTTTGCCATTATAGTTGCAAGCCTGCTTTCTGTGAGTTGCAATAATAAAGGCAATGGAACAGATATTGTTGTTTTACCCATGGAGCAACGCCCCAACATCATATTTATTCTTGCAGATGATTTGGATTCAAAGCTTGGAACAATAACCTACATGAACCATTTGCATGAATTGTTGGTGGCTCGTGGGACAACTGTAAATGATTTTCTTGTCACGACTCCAATGTGTTGTCCTTCCCGTGTAAATATATTGCGAGGACAATACACACACAGCCATCAAGTCTATAACAATAGCGCCCCATTTGGAGGGTTTTCAAAATTACACGAAACTGGAAATGAGGCATCTACACTGGCTGTTTGGTTACAGGCAGCAGGATATCGGACTGCTCTTATTGGAAAGTATGTTAATGAATATCCCCTCCGTGATGATCGCACTTATATTCCTCCCGGCTGGTCTGAATGGGCTAGCCCGGGACGGCGGAATGCCTACGGCGGATATGATTATGAATTAAACGAGAACGGAACATTGGTGCCGTACCCCCCTAAGGAAATCTATTATTTCACGGATGTAATGAGTGGCAAGGCGGTGGATTTTATCGAGCGCGCTGTTCAGGGCGACGTTCCCTTTTTTCTTTATCTTCCTACTTTTGCACCGCACGAACCTGCCACTTCCGCCCTTCGGCATCGGGATCTATTCCAATCCATTACCGCCCCCCGCACCCCAGCGTTTAATGAAACGGATGTTAGTGACAAACCGGGTAATATGGCTCGCAACCCCCTGCTGGCAGAAGCGGACTTCTTAAAGATTGATGGTATGTATCGTGATAGAGTCCGTTCGATGCAGGCTGTTGACGAAATGCTCGTGGACCTCATCAGTGTTCTCGAACGGACGGGGCAACTTGAAAACACGTACATTGTATTCGCATCAGATCAGGGTTATCACCTGGGACAACATCGACTGTTGTATGGAAAAAGCACTTTTTATGAAGAAGATATTGTAGTCCCATTTATTGTGAGAGGCCCCGGTATCCCGGAGAATGAAAAAATATCACGCGTATTGGCGGGTAGTGTGGATATTGCGCCCACATTTGCAGAATGGGCAGGGGTGGTTCCCCCTGAATTTGTGGAGGGGAGGTCACTTGCCAGTATTCTGGCAGGCGAGCCCGTCTCTGAAGATGACTGGCGGCAGGCATTCCTCCTTGAACTTTACCCCTTTTCAGTCAGTGCAGATCCAAATAAGATAACATGGCTAGGCAAGGTCATTAATTCAATTTTCGATTTGCCATCTCTCGGATCACCGAAAATTTACCCAAGTTCAACCGGACTTCGCACTCTACAGTACACTTACATAGAACATTCTGATGACTTTGTGGAACTTTACGACAATTCAAAAGACCCCGATCAATTGGAAAATATTTCATTAACGGCCGATGCAGTTCTCCTTGAGCGCTTTTCGATTTGGTTGCGTGAGTTTACAACATGCAGTGGAAAAGAATGTTTGAGCGTGGATGAAGGCATATATGATCCAACGCCATGA
- a CDS encoding glycosyltransferase family 2 protein, with product MMKNSRFLLNPHPDSSASSINSSRTALRISIITPSYNQAAYLEQTIQSVLDQDYPNIEYIVIDGASTDGSVEIIRKYQDKLAYWVSEEDSGQAEAINKGFARATGEIIAWLNSDDYYLPNAVSAAVRILEENSDVVFVYGNMLAVDAHGKTFNIMKYKQLTIEDFLCFQIIGQPAVFMRRSTLQQTGRLHPTFHFLLDHLLWIQLAQRGRILHIPQIWSAARYHADAKNRAKAAEFGREAFRILETVAKDESLAPILSKVTRRARASAHRVDARYLLDGGQSVAALSAWMRALFIHPPTALARMNIFMSAVLNLLGLGGIREGILHVRDASYRK from the coding sequence ATGATGAAAAATAGCCGCTTTCTGCTTAATCCGCATCCTGATTCTTCCGCCTCATCCATTAACTCATCCCGAACCGCTCTGCGCATTTCCATCATCACTCCCTCCTACAACCAGGCTGCCTACCTGGAACAAACCATCCAGTCTGTCTTGGATCAGGATTATCCAAATATTGAGTACATCGTCATTGACGGCGCATCCACCGATGGAAGTGTTGAGATCATCCGGAAATACCAGGACAAACTCGCTTACTGGGTCTCGGAAGAGGACAGTGGACAGGCCGAAGCCATCAATAAGGGATTTGCCCGCGCAACAGGTGAGATCATCGCCTGGCTTAACTCGGATGACTACTATCTGCCCAATGCTGTAAGTGCGGCAGTAAGAATCTTGGAAGAAAATTCCGATGTCGTTTTCGTCTATGGGAACATGCTCGCCGTGGATGCGCACGGCAAGACCTTCAATATTATGAAGTACAAACAGTTAACCATCGAAGATTTTTTATGTTTTCAGATTATCGGGCAGCCTGCCGTCTTTATGCGTCGCTCCACCCTGCAACAGACTGGCCGACTTCATCCCACCTTCCATTTTCTGCTCGATCACTTACTTTGGATTCAACTCGCCCAGCGGGGACGAATCCTTCATATCCCTCAAATCTGGTCTGCCGCACGGTATCATGCCGATGCAAAGAATCGCGCCAAAGCCGCCGAGTTTGGGCGTGAAGCCTTTCGCATTTTGGAGACCGTCGCGAAGGATGAAAGCCTCGCACCCATCCTGTCAAAAGTAACTCGTCGCGCCCGTGCCTCCGCCCACCGCGTGGACGCGCGCTACCTGCTTGATGGCGGCCAATCTGTCGCCGCCCTCTCTGCATGGATGCGTGCGTTGTTCATCCACCCGCCCACGGCGCTGGCAAGGATGAATATATTCATGTCGGCTGTCTTAAATCTGCTTGGTTTGGGGGGAATAAGAGAAGGCATCCTGCACGTGCGGGATGCAAGTTACAGGAAATAA
- a CDS encoding SDR family oxidoreductase, with the protein MDNKTLLITGAAGGIGRATVALFAEKGWRVIGVDRSEFGDGFPQNGLFLQSDISRPEDMEAIFEQAKSFTDSLDALVNNAALQVAKPLVETTVEEWDAVMAANLRSVFLGVKLAYPLLKAGNGGAIVNVSSVHAVQTSANIAAYAASKGGLLALTRAMAIEFASDTIRANAILPGAVDTPMLRAGLGRGHAGQGDVQERLDNLARKTVSGKVGKPEEIAQAIYFLADSEQSSFMTGQAMIVDGGATARLSTE; encoded by the coding sequence ATGGATAATAAAACCCTCCTCATCACCGGCGCGGCAGGCGGTATTGGACGCGCCACAGTCGCGCTCTTCGCTGAAAAAGGCTGGCGTGTCATTGGTGTGGATCGGAGCGAATTTGGTGACGGCTTCCCGCAAAATGGGCTCTTCCTCCAATCCGATATCTCCCGTCCCGAAGACATGGAAGCCATCTTCGAGCAGGCAAAATCGTTCACCGACTCGCTTGATGCGCTGGTCAACAACGCGGCGTTGCAGGTGGCAAAACCGCTCGTGGAAACAACCGTCGAGGAGTGGGATGCGGTCATGGCAGCGAATCTGCGCTCCGTATTTCTCGGGGTCAAACTGGCATATCCGCTTCTCAAAGCGGGGAACGGCGGCGCAATTGTGAACGTCTCCTCCGTCCATGCGGTGCAGACCTCCGCAAATATCGCCGCGTACGCCGCATCCAAGGGCGGGCTGCTCGCCCTCACCCGTGCCATGGCAATCGAGTTTGCGTCCGATACTATTCGTGCCAATGCCATCCTGCCCGGCGCAGTGGATACACCCATGCTTCGCGCCGGACTCGGGCGTGGGCACGCCGGGCAGGGCGATGTACAGGAGCGGCTGGATAATCTCGCCCGAAAGACGGTTAGCGGCAAGGTCGGGAAACCGGAAGAGATTGCCCAGGCCATCTACTTCCTTGCCGATAGCGAACAATCCTCCTTCATGACCGGTCAAGCCATGATCGTGGATGGCGGCGCGACTGCCAGATTGAGCACCGAATGA